One Triplophysa rosa linkage group LG9, Trosa_1v2, whole genome shotgun sequence genomic window carries:
- the bag5 gene encoding BAG family molecular chaperone regulator 5 isoform X3 encodes MNHGSQQSQTQQMPGPFPGYAGPQGPYAGQHPALLRLSEVQKEIATLGPQVCSFSGLQNDREYKRLERELTRLQLEVDQVETEGRPELQQPRKRAAGEVEGLLRYLEGNATHPSRLAIEELTQEAQRLLNEGVVQPFRQGQALDAFEISEELVEAVQDVAMRMAQVKTGGSVPLRKARYKALTRVCAVQEILEGRVRTHTLALPLSDDTHEAVQRINQVMTQVSGARCQEVALLMGLRGRDSCAHLARILTELLVELDALDVSSNAAVRNYRKQVVEEITGLLKHLDLEGEGDDTRRYDLAQNDSIREIEAIRGRVSVLREEVLRYGAIGQGSELQGLLTHLDQVDTGRNPCIREARRRAVLEVQALITYQDLQEALGHRNPIPDEPPSHAAVWRVLASLSDLQAQVLGFDGKRADKSYMVLEELLTKQLLALDAVDPQGDQETKVARKQAVKHAQNILNYLDMKTDEWEY; translated from the exons ATGAATCATGGCAGTCAGCAGTCACAGACACAGCAGATGCCAGGACCCTTTCCAGGTTATGCAGGGCCCCAGGGTCCATACGCTGGCCAGCACCCAGCCCTGCTCCGGCTGAGTGAAGTGCAGAAGGAGATCGCCACCCTGGGTCCTCAGGTGTGCTCTTTCAGCGGCCTGCAGAACGACAGAGAATACAAACGACTGGAGCGAGAGCTGACCAGATTACAGCTGGAGGTTGATCAG GTGGAGACGGAGGGCCGTCCAGAGCTCCAGCAGCCCCGGAAACGTGCAGCAGGAGAGGTGGAGGGTCTGCTTCGGTACCTTGAGGGCAACGCTACACATCCATCTCGACTGGCCATCGAGGAGCTAACCCAGGAGGCACAGAGGTTACTGAACGAAGGGGTTGTGCAGCCTTTCCGGCAGGGCCAGGCTCTGGATGCATTTGAGATCAGTGAGGAACTGGTGGAGGCTGTGCAGGATGTAGCCATGCGGATGGCTCAGGTGAAGACGGGTGGGAGCGTACCGCTCAGGAAGGCCCGGTACAAGGCACTGACACGGGTCTGTGCCGTACAGGAAATACTGGAGGGTCGTGTGCGCACTCACACGCTGGCTCTGCCGCTGTCTGATGACACGCATGAGGCTGTGCAGCGTATTAATCAAGTCATGACACAG GTGAGTGGTGCACGGTGCCAGGAAGTGGCTCTGCTGATGGGTCTCAGGGGGCGTGACAGCTGTGCCCACCTGGCAAGAATCCTTACAGAGCTGCTGGTTGAATTGGATGCCCTGGATGTGTCAAGCAATGCCGCTGTCAGGAATTACAGGAAACAAGTGGTGGAGGAGATCACTGGCCTGTTGAAACATCTTGACTTGGAGGGAGAGGGAGATGACACTCGCAG gtATGATCTAGCACAGAACGACTCGATTCGTGAAATCGAGGCAATCAGGGGGCGTGTCTCAGTTCTACGGGAGGAGGTCCTCCGGTATGGTGCCATAGGACAGGGCTCAGAGCTGCAAGGTCTCCTTACTCACTTGGATCAGGTAGACACGGGGCGTAATCCCTGCATACGGGAGGCACGGCGCAGAGCTGTGTTGGAAGTCCAGGCGCTCATAACCTACCAAGACCTCCAGGAAGCACTCGGGCATCGCAACCCCATACCAGACGAGCCCCCGTCTCATGCAGCCGTCTGGCGGGTCTTAGCCAGCCTGTCCGACCTGCAAGCTCAGGTGTTGGGCTTTGACGGCAAGAGAGCTGACAAGAGCTACATGGTTTTGGAAGAGCTACTGACCAAACAGCTTCTAGCTCTCGATGCCGTGGACCCTCAGGGGGACCAGGAGACGAAAGTTGCTCGGAAGCAAGCGGTTAAACACGCCCAGAATATCCTTAATTATCTGGATATGAAGACAGATGAGTGGGAGTATTGA
- the bag5 gene encoding BAG family molecular chaperone regulator 5 isoform X1, whose translation MCANVFGALKSLFGKPFDGGKRTMNHGSQQSQTQQMPGPFPGYAGPQGPYAGQHPALLRLSEVQKEIATLGPQVCSFSGLQNDREYKRLERELTRLQLEVDQVETEGRPELQQPRKRAAGEVEGLLRYLEGNATHPSRLAIEELTQEAQRLLNEGVVQPFRQGQALDAFEISEELVEAVQDVAMRMAQVKTGGSVPLRKARYKALTRVCAVQEILEGRVRTHTLALPLSDDTHEAVQRINQVMTQVSGARCQEVALLMGLRGRDSCAHLARILTELLVELDALDVSSNAAVRNYRKQVVEEITGLLKHLDLEGEGDDTRRYDLAQNDSIREIEAIRGRVSVLREEVLRYGAIGQGSELQGLLTHLDQVDTGRNPCIREARRRAVLEVQALITYQDLQEALGHRNPIPDEPPSHAAVWRVLASLSDLQAQVLGFDGKRADKSYMVLEELLTKQLLALDAVDPQGDQETKVARKQAVKHAQNILNYLDMKTDEWEY comes from the exons ATGTGCGCGAACGTATTCGGCGCGTTGAAAAG cctgTTTGGGAAACCCTTTGATGGTGGGAAGAGGACAATGAATCATGGCAGTCAGCAGTCACAGACACAGCAGATGCCAGGACCCTTTCCAGGTTATGCAGGGCCCCAGGGTCCATACGCTGGCCAGCACCCAGCCCTGCTCCGGCTGAGTGAAGTGCAGAAGGAGATCGCCACCCTGGGTCCTCAGGTGTGCTCTTTCAGCGGCCTGCAGAACGACAGAGAATACAAACGACTGGAGCGAGAGCTGACCAGATTACAGCTGGAGGTTGATCAG GTGGAGACGGAGGGCCGTCCAGAGCTCCAGCAGCCCCGGAAACGTGCAGCAGGAGAGGTGGAGGGTCTGCTTCGGTACCTTGAGGGCAACGCTACACATCCATCTCGACTGGCCATCGAGGAGCTAACCCAGGAGGCACAGAGGTTACTGAACGAAGGGGTTGTGCAGCCTTTCCGGCAGGGCCAGGCTCTGGATGCATTTGAGATCAGTGAGGAACTGGTGGAGGCTGTGCAGGATGTAGCCATGCGGATGGCTCAGGTGAAGACGGGTGGGAGCGTACCGCTCAGGAAGGCCCGGTACAAGGCACTGACACGGGTCTGTGCCGTACAGGAAATACTGGAGGGTCGTGTGCGCACTCACACGCTGGCTCTGCCGCTGTCTGATGACACGCATGAGGCTGTGCAGCGTATTAATCAAGTCATGACACAG GTGAGTGGTGCACGGTGCCAGGAAGTGGCTCTGCTGATGGGTCTCAGGGGGCGTGACAGCTGTGCCCACCTGGCAAGAATCCTTACAGAGCTGCTGGTTGAATTGGATGCCCTGGATGTGTCAAGCAATGCCGCTGTCAGGAATTACAGGAAACAAGTGGTGGAGGAGATCACTGGCCTGTTGAAACATCTTGACTTGGAGGGAGAGGGAGATGACACTCGCAG gtATGATCTAGCACAGAACGACTCGATTCGTGAAATCGAGGCAATCAGGGGGCGTGTCTCAGTTCTACGGGAGGAGGTCCTCCGGTATGGTGCCATAGGACAGGGCTCAGAGCTGCAAGGTCTCCTTACTCACTTGGATCAGGTAGACACGGGGCGTAATCCCTGCATACGGGAGGCACGGCGCAGAGCTGTGTTGGAAGTCCAGGCGCTCATAACCTACCAAGACCTCCAGGAAGCACTCGGGCATCGCAACCCCATACCAGACGAGCCCCCGTCTCATGCAGCCGTCTGGCGGGTCTTAGCCAGCCTGTCCGACCTGCAAGCTCAGGTGTTGGGCTTTGACGGCAAGAGAGCTGACAAGAGCTACATGGTTTTGGAAGAGCTACTGACCAAACAGCTTCTAGCTCTCGATGCCGTGGACCCTCAGGGGGACCAGGAGACGAAAGTTGCTCGGAAGCAAGCGGTTAAACACGCCCAGAATATCCTTAATTATCTGGATATGAAGACAGATGAGTGGGAGTATTGA
- the LOC130558782 gene encoding cytochrome c oxidase assembly factor 8, with translation MNRKTVGWVFFRSLNPRHIPAPLPLRSQCRGYRQRSSQAAKHETRAERSGFSPAATSKYDWIGPPDRLSNLRPIIYHIPENETPLERKLRHLRQETEDWNHIFWANQNTTFIKEKEECVQSQLKAKGLSERDEAGRKRTLSSEEMAVFYKYFLDKNIKRHTMYNREWYRRNFTITLLMARVAVHNIWRTLAGWRRGIGREKGKPA, from the exons ATGAATAGAAAAACAGTAGGTTGGGTATTTTTTAGGTCCTTAAATCCGCGGCACATACCCGCTCCCCTGCCATTAAGGAGCCAATGTCGAGGTTATCGACAAAGATCGAGCCAGGCAGCAAAACACGAAACGCGAGCAGAG AGGTCTGGATTCAGTCCAGCAGCAACATCAAAATATGACTGGATCGGTCCACCAGACAGACTGTCAAACCTGAGGCCAATAATATATCACATCCCAGAAAATGAGACTCCACTGGAAAGGAAATTAAGGCATCTGAGACAGGAGACAGAGGACTGGAACCATATTTTTTGGGCCAACCAGAACACTACCTTTATTAAG GAAAAAGAAGAATGTGTACAGTCACAACTGAAGGCAAAAGGGTTGTCAGAAAGAGATGAAGCAG GAAGAAAAAGGACTTTAAGCAGTGAGGAAATGGCAGTGTTCTACAAATATTTCTTagacaaaaacattaaaaggCATACCATGTATAACAG GGAGTGGTATAGACGGAATTTCACCATAACCCTTCTAATGGCTAGAGTAGCTGTACACAACATATGGAGGACACTGGCTGGATGGAGGAGGGGAATTGGGCGAGAGAAGGGCAAACCTGCATAA
- the bag5 gene encoding BAG family molecular chaperone regulator 5 isoform X2, translating to MAVRWFCSLFGKPFDGGKRTMNHGSQQSQTQQMPGPFPGYAGPQGPYAGQHPALLRLSEVQKEIATLGPQVCSFSGLQNDREYKRLERELTRLQLEVDQVETEGRPELQQPRKRAAGEVEGLLRYLEGNATHPSRLAIEELTQEAQRLLNEGVVQPFRQGQALDAFEISEELVEAVQDVAMRMAQVKTGGSVPLRKARYKALTRVCAVQEILEGRVRTHTLALPLSDDTHEAVQRINQVMTQVSGARCQEVALLMGLRGRDSCAHLARILTELLVELDALDVSSNAAVRNYRKQVVEEITGLLKHLDLEGEGDDTRRYDLAQNDSIREIEAIRGRVSVLREEVLRYGAIGQGSELQGLLTHLDQVDTGRNPCIREARRRAVLEVQALITYQDLQEALGHRNPIPDEPPSHAAVWRVLASLSDLQAQVLGFDGKRADKSYMVLEELLTKQLLALDAVDPQGDQETKVARKQAVKHAQNILNYLDMKTDEWEY from the exons ATGGCTGTCCGGTGGTTTTGCAG cctgTTTGGGAAACCCTTTGATGGTGGGAAGAGGACAATGAATCATGGCAGTCAGCAGTCACAGACACAGCAGATGCCAGGACCCTTTCCAGGTTATGCAGGGCCCCAGGGTCCATACGCTGGCCAGCACCCAGCCCTGCTCCGGCTGAGTGAAGTGCAGAAGGAGATCGCCACCCTGGGTCCTCAGGTGTGCTCTTTCAGCGGCCTGCAGAACGACAGAGAATACAAACGACTGGAGCGAGAGCTGACCAGATTACAGCTGGAGGTTGATCAG GTGGAGACGGAGGGCCGTCCAGAGCTCCAGCAGCCCCGGAAACGTGCAGCAGGAGAGGTGGAGGGTCTGCTTCGGTACCTTGAGGGCAACGCTACACATCCATCTCGACTGGCCATCGAGGAGCTAACCCAGGAGGCACAGAGGTTACTGAACGAAGGGGTTGTGCAGCCTTTCCGGCAGGGCCAGGCTCTGGATGCATTTGAGATCAGTGAGGAACTGGTGGAGGCTGTGCAGGATGTAGCCATGCGGATGGCTCAGGTGAAGACGGGTGGGAGCGTACCGCTCAGGAAGGCCCGGTACAAGGCACTGACACGGGTCTGTGCCGTACAGGAAATACTGGAGGGTCGTGTGCGCACTCACACGCTGGCTCTGCCGCTGTCTGATGACACGCATGAGGCTGTGCAGCGTATTAATCAAGTCATGACACAG GTGAGTGGTGCACGGTGCCAGGAAGTGGCTCTGCTGATGGGTCTCAGGGGGCGTGACAGCTGTGCCCACCTGGCAAGAATCCTTACAGAGCTGCTGGTTGAATTGGATGCCCTGGATGTGTCAAGCAATGCCGCTGTCAGGAATTACAGGAAACAAGTGGTGGAGGAGATCACTGGCCTGTTGAAACATCTTGACTTGGAGGGAGAGGGAGATGACACTCGCAG gtATGATCTAGCACAGAACGACTCGATTCGTGAAATCGAGGCAATCAGGGGGCGTGTCTCAGTTCTACGGGAGGAGGTCCTCCGGTATGGTGCCATAGGACAGGGCTCAGAGCTGCAAGGTCTCCTTACTCACTTGGATCAGGTAGACACGGGGCGTAATCCCTGCATACGGGAGGCACGGCGCAGAGCTGTGTTGGAAGTCCAGGCGCTCATAACCTACCAAGACCTCCAGGAAGCACTCGGGCATCGCAACCCCATACCAGACGAGCCCCCGTCTCATGCAGCCGTCTGGCGGGTCTTAGCCAGCCTGTCCGACCTGCAAGCTCAGGTGTTGGGCTTTGACGGCAAGAGAGCTGACAAGAGCTACATGGTTTTGGAAGAGCTACTGACCAAACAGCTTCTAGCTCTCGATGCCGTGGACCCTCAGGGGGACCAGGAGACGAAAGTTGCTCGGAAGCAAGCGGTTAAACACGCCCAGAATATCCTTAATTATCTGGATATGAAGACAGATGAGTGGGAGTATTGA